In Pelodiscus sinensis isolate JC-2024 chromosome 2, ASM4963464v1, whole genome shotgun sequence, the following proteins share a genomic window:
- the RNF139 gene encoding E3 ubiquitin-protein ligase RNF139 isoform X2 yields MISSAFLLAATSVLVNYYASLHINFYSAYYTAAFGIQFLPRKGPSLWMALSILQLTFGIGYVTLLNVQSIYSQLIILDILIPIIGLIIELPLNVRQILVFISGLILTLYTTVILVMKIKWFYYSTRYVYLLVRHMYRIYGLQLLLEDTWKRIRFPAVLRVFWLTRLTAQAVVLTYVVKMAETDTQEKFYLISWENCWELVCSLIISGCDSTLTVLGMSAVISSIAHYLGLGILAFIGSTDEDDKRLGFVAPVLFFILALQTGLSGLKPEERLVRLSRNMCLLLTAVLHFIHGMTDPVLMSLSASHVSSFRRHFPVLFVSACLFILPVLLSYILWHHYALNTWLFAVTAFCVELCLKVIVSITVYILFMIDGYYNVLWEKLDDYVYYVRSTGNIIEFIFGVIMFGNGAYTMVFESGSKIRACMMCLHAYFNIYLQAKNGWKTFINRRTAVKKINSLPEVKGSRLHEIDDVCAICYHEFTTSARITPCNHYFHALCLRKWLYIQDTCPMCHQKVYIEEKENANISNNGFVAAPNENPIEVAEAAAEAANELNENNDSTDSDDDDDCVAEHQNETLNVDSDSLGD; encoded by the coding sequence ATGATCAGTTCGGCATTTCTGCTAGCTGCAACCTCAGTGTTGGTGAATTATTATGCTTCTTTGCACATAAACTTCTACAGTGCCTACTACACAGCAGCTTTTGGAATTCAGTTCCTCCCTCGTAAAGGACCTTCACTATGGATGGCACTTTCTATCCTTCAGCTTACCTTTGGAATTGGATATGTTACATTGTTAAATGTGCAGTCCATATATTCACAACTAATCATACTGGATATACTGATTCCTATTATAGGCTTGATTATTGAATTACCTTTAAATGTCAGACAGATTTTAGTCTTTATTTCAGGTCTAATTCTGACATTATATACCACAGTCATCTTAGTTATGAAAATTAAATGGTTCTATTATTCCACACGATACGTCTATCTCCTAGTAAGGCATATGTATCGCATTTATGGATTACAGCTATTGTTGGAAGATACGTGGAAAAGAATTCGTTTTCCAGCCGTGCTGCGTGTGTTCTGGCTAACAAGACTTACAGCACAAGCAGTTGTGTTAACTTATGTTGTCAAGATGGCAGAAACTGATACACAAGAGAAGTTCTACTTGATTTCCTGGGAAAATTGTTGGGAACTAGTTTGCAGTCTTATTATAAGTGGGTGTGATTCTACTTTAACTGTCTTAGGTATGAGTGCTGTAATTTCTTCAATAGCCCATTATCTGGGACTTGGTATTTTGGCCTTTATTGGATCAACTGATGAAGATGACAAGAGGCTTGGTTTTGTAGcacctgttttattttttattttggctctgcAGACTGGCTTAAGTGGTCTAAAGCCAGAAGAGAGACTAGTTCGCCTAAGTAGAAACATGTGCCTTTTGTTAACTGCAGTCCTGCATTTTATCCATGGAATGACAGATCCTGTACTGATGTCTCTCAGTGCCTCTCATGTGTCGTCATTTCGCAGACACTTCCCTGTGCTTTTTGTTTCAGCTTGCCTTTTTATTCTTCCAGTTCTTCTCAGTTATATCCTTTGGCACCACTATGCACTAAATACGTGGCTTTTTGCAGTTACAGCATTCTGTGTGGAACTTTGCCTGAAAGTAATTGTTTCGATCACTGTTTATATATTATTCATGATTGATGGCTACTATAATGTTCTATGGGAAAAACTTGATGATTATGTCTACTATGTTCGTTCAACAGGCAATATTATTGAGTTTATATTTGGTGTAATCATGTTTGGAAATGGAGCTTATACCATGGTATTTGAATCAGGAAGTAAGATTCGGGCTTGCATGATGTGTCTACATGCTTATTTCAACATTTACTTGCAAGCAAAGAATGGGTGGAAAACTTTTATAAATCGCAGGACAGCTGTTAAGAAAATAAACTCACTTCCTGAAGTAAAAGGAAGTCGGTTACATGAAATAGATGATGTATGTGCAATCTGCTACCATGAGTTTACTACATCAGCTCGTATTACTCCATGTAATCATTACTTTCATGCACTTTGCCTTCGGAAATGGCTCTATATTCAAGATACTTGTCCAATGTGCCATCAGAAAGTATATATTGAAGAAAAGgaaaatgcaaatatttctaACAATGGGTTTGTTGCTGCACCTAATGAAAATCCTATAGAAGTTGCAGAAGCTGCTGCTGAAGCTGCAAATGAACTAAATGAAAATAATGACAGTACCGacagtgatgatgatgatgactgtGTGGCAGAACACCAGAACGAGACTCTTAATGTTGATTCTGACTCCCTGGGTGACTAA
- the RNF139 gene encoding E3 ubiquitin-protein ligase RNF139 isoform X1, which yields MAAPGPPHLPGLGPRLRAGLEVALRVPSLFLIDAIFNSYPLPGGSLYAGLLGVLLRLLGVFVSSVVLVLQQRALFKFYMISSAFLLAATSVLVNYYASLHINFYSAYYTAAFGIQFLPRKGPSLWMALSILQLTFGIGYVTLLNVQSIYSQLIILDILIPIIGLIIELPLNVRQILVFISGLILTLYTTVILVMKIKWFYYSTRYVYLLVRHMYRIYGLQLLLEDTWKRIRFPAVLRVFWLTRLTAQAVVLTYVVKMAETDTQEKFYLISWENCWELVCSLIISGCDSTLTVLGMSAVISSIAHYLGLGILAFIGSTDEDDKRLGFVAPVLFFILALQTGLSGLKPEERLVRLSRNMCLLLTAVLHFIHGMTDPVLMSLSASHVSSFRRHFPVLFVSACLFILPVLLSYILWHHYALNTWLFAVTAFCVELCLKVIVSITVYILFMIDGYYNVLWEKLDDYVYYVRSTGNIIEFIFGVIMFGNGAYTMVFESGSKIRACMMCLHAYFNIYLQAKNGWKTFINRRTAVKKINSLPEVKGSRLHEIDDVCAICYHEFTTSARITPCNHYFHALCLRKWLYIQDTCPMCHQKVYIEEKENANISNNGFVAAPNENPIEVAEAAAEAANELNENNDSTDSDDDDDCVAEHQNETLNVDSDSLGD from the exons ATGGCGGCCCCAGGCCCCCCGCACCTGCCGGGGCTGGGCCCGCGGCTCCGGGCCGGGCTGGAAGTTGCGCTGCGGGTGCCCAGCCTCTTCCTCATCGACGCCATCTTCAACTCTTACCCCTTGCCGGGGGGCTCCCTGTACGCCGGGctcctgggggtgctgctgcggcTGCTGG GAGTATTTGTATCCAGTGTTGTTCTGGTGTTGCAACAGCGAGCACTTTTCAAGTTTTATATGATCAGTTCGGCATTTCTGCTAGCTGCAACCTCAGTGTTGGTGAATTATTATGCTTCTTTGCACATAAACTTCTACAGTGCCTACTACACAGCAGCTTTTGGAATTCAGTTCCTCCCTCGTAAAGGACCTTCACTATGGATGGCACTTTCTATCCTTCAGCTTACCTTTGGAATTGGATATGTTACATTGTTAAATGTGCAGTCCATATATTCACAACTAATCATACTGGATATACTGATTCCTATTATAGGCTTGATTATTGAATTACCTTTAAATGTCAGACAGATTTTAGTCTTTATTTCAGGTCTAATTCTGACATTATATACCACAGTCATCTTAGTTATGAAAATTAAATGGTTCTATTATTCCACACGATACGTCTATCTCCTAGTAAGGCATATGTATCGCATTTATGGATTACAGCTATTGTTGGAAGATACGTGGAAAAGAATTCGTTTTCCAGCCGTGCTGCGTGTGTTCTGGCTAACAAGACTTACAGCACAAGCAGTTGTGTTAACTTATGTTGTCAAGATGGCAGAAACTGATACACAAGAGAAGTTCTACTTGATTTCCTGGGAAAATTGTTGGGAACTAGTTTGCAGTCTTATTATAAGTGGGTGTGATTCTACTTTAACTGTCTTAGGTATGAGTGCTGTAATTTCTTCAATAGCCCATTATCTGGGACTTGGTATTTTGGCCTTTATTGGATCAACTGATGAAGATGACAAGAGGCTTGGTTTTGTAGcacctgttttattttttattttggctctgcAGACTGGCTTAAGTGGTCTAAAGCCAGAAGAGAGACTAGTTCGCCTAAGTAGAAACATGTGCCTTTTGTTAACTGCAGTCCTGCATTTTATCCATGGAATGACAGATCCTGTACTGATGTCTCTCAGTGCCTCTCATGTGTCGTCATTTCGCAGACACTTCCCTGTGCTTTTTGTTTCAGCTTGCCTTTTTATTCTTCCAGTTCTTCTCAGTTATATCCTTTGGCACCACTATGCACTAAATACGTGGCTTTTTGCAGTTACAGCATTCTGTGTGGAACTTTGCCTGAAAGTAATTGTTTCGATCACTGTTTATATATTATTCATGATTGATGGCTACTATAATGTTCTATGGGAAAAACTTGATGATTATGTCTACTATGTTCGTTCAACAGGCAATATTATTGAGTTTATATTTGGTGTAATCATGTTTGGAAATGGAGCTTATACCATGGTATTTGAATCAGGAAGTAAGATTCGGGCTTGCATGATGTGTCTACATGCTTATTTCAACATTTACTTGCAAGCAAAGAATGGGTGGAAAACTTTTATAAATCGCAGGACAGCTGTTAAGAAAATAAACTCACTTCCTGAAGTAAAAGGAAGTCGGTTACATGAAATAGATGATGTATGTGCAATCTGCTACCATGAGTTTACTACATCAGCTCGTATTACTCCATGTAATCATTACTTTCATGCACTTTGCCTTCGGAAATGGCTCTATATTCAAGATACTTGTCCAATGTGCCATCAGAAAGTATATATTGAAGAAAAGgaaaatgcaaatatttctaACAATGGGTTTGTTGCTGCACCTAATGAAAATCCTATAGAAGTTGCAGAAGCTGCTGCTGAAGCTGCAAATGAACTAAATGAAAATAATGACAGTACCGacagtgatgatgatgatgactgtGTGGCAGAACACCAGAACGAGACTCTTAATGTTGATTCTGACTCCCTGGGTGACTAA